In Calditrichota bacterium, the genomic stretch CTTTCCTGACCCCCACGACGGATCAACCGGGAGACCTTTATTCCTTGCCTCGACAGCCAGTTCGTCACGGGACAAGGTCAAGACGTCGATACCTGCTTCGCGTTTGATACCTTCTGACATAGGCAATCGCCGGTAAGGGGGTGTTAAGTCGATGTCCACTCCTTCCCACCGAATCTGTTCGCTGCCGACCGTGACCCGCGCCAGTCTTGGAAACAGTTCCTCCATCAATTCCATCGCGAACTCGTAATCGGCATAAGCTGCGTAGGCTTCCAGCATCGTGAATTCAGGCGAATGCATTCGGTCGATGCCTTCGTTGCGGAAGTCCTTGGCAATCTCATAGACCCGGGGTATGCCTCCGACTATCACCCGCTTCAGATAGAGTTCGTCCGCTATACGGAGATAGAGGTCACGGTCCAGCGTGTTGTGATGAGTGATAAATGGCCGTGCCAGCGCACCGCCATAGAGCGGCTGAAGAACTGGAGTCTCGATTTCGACGAAGCCCTTCCCCTCGAAGAAGAGGCGCAATTCGCGAACAATCCGGCTCCGTTTGATGAGCGTATCACGCGAGTCACGGTTGAGAATCAGGTCGAGAGACCGGTCACGATAACGTTCTTCGCGATCCTCCCAGCCATACCAGGTCTGATCTCCCTTCTCCTTCACAGCTGGAAGCGGCCGCAGACTCTTGGTGAGCAGTGTCAAACTGGTAGCCTGAAGCGACTGCTGACCGGTGCGGGTGATGAAGAGATGCCCACCGATCCGTACTATGTCGCCTATGTCCAGGTGGCTGAAGAGTTCCCAGATGTCATCGCCGATAACATCTTTCTTTAGATAGACCTGGAGCCTTCCAGAAGCGTCTTGAAGGTCACAGAATGCCGCCTTACCCATCAGGCGTATCGACATCAGCCGGCCGGCGATGGCTACCGGCGTTTCAGCGTCGGCGAGGGCGTCGAACTGCGCCAGCAAGTCAGCGGTCGATGAGACCTTTTCCACACCCGGCGGGTAAGGATCGATGCCAAGTTCCCGGATGCGTGCCAATTTCTCACGGCGGGCGCGAAGGATATGGTCGAGGTCGTCGCCGGCAGGAGGAAGTTCGATGGGAGTATCGGAATCGTGCGAAGGCATCTACTGGATGACTCCACCCGGCCCAATCTGCAGAATGCGCATCCGATGGCTCATCGGGAAGGGGGGGAGGGCGCCCTGATTCACCTTCATATCGACAACCGGAGCATTGCCTAAAGTGACTCGCACGGGAGGGGGCAGGTCGAAACTTTGGCTGCTTCCGGGCCAGAGTGTTCGGTCGAAGACGACATTGTCGCCATGCTCGACCTTGACATAACAGGTATCTCGGGTGCGGATTTCGAGGTGGATAATTTTTAACGTATCGCTCACTGGGCTCAAGGTAGTATCAGCAGGGCTTGCGGCAGCAGTCCGGGTCGTCTCGGCAGGTTGGACTGACGAAACAGGAGGTGGTGCTGCCGGCTTGACATTCGTGCTCGTCGCTGTCGGAAAGGGGATGTCGGGCGGGCGCGAAAGGTAGAGCGCTATCAGTATCGCTGCCGCAACGCCTATAACAATGTAGAATATAGTGTTGCGATTTCGTTCGAACCACGACCCCAGCCCTGCCGCCTGGGCTTCGCTATCGCTGATATCTCTTCCTCGATCCGATTCGGGAAGACCGCTGCTGATCGGTGCGCGCGACTCGACGGATCCGGAGAAGAGTTCATCCAGTCGGTTGGTCAATTTGTCGAGAGGATGCCCAACCGAGTCGGCATAGGCGCGAATAAAGGCTTTTACATAGGTAGGCGGTAGAAAATTCCATTTGCCTTCCTCGATTGCATCGAGATACTTGACGCTGATCTTGGTGATGTTAAATATCTGTTCCTGCGTCATTTCGGCGAAATTCCGCGCTGCGCGCAGTTCTCCGCCGATCTGACGCCGCACTTCAGGGGTGCCGATCTCAGGATAACTGCTTCTCTTCAGCGGGTAGGGTGTCGATTCGGTATCGTTTTGGGTCAATTCATTTCCTTGGGAGGAGGGGTTAACCCGCCTGTCCGGTTTACACCTGCACGTTCTTGAGGAAGCGTTCCATTTCCGGCAACCCCCCCTGCATCACAAGGTAACCGTCGATCGGTTCACGCTCAGTGATCTCCCCGGCCAGCGGCGTCAGCATCATTTCACGGACTTTTTCCCGATCGTCGGTGTGCCCCAATACCCACCCTAACTTGACATAAGCCGTTTCGGGAAGGAGATTCGCTCCGGGCACGACTCCCAACTCCATAATGTCCCGGCCGGTATCATAGACGAACATCTGGACGTAGCCCCAGAGCGTCTCGACCGTCATATAGATGTGCACTCCCTTGTCGCAAGCGCGTTTCAGAGCCGGATAGAGCGGCTTATTGACATGCCCCAATCCGGTTCCAGCGATGATGATGCCCTTGTA encodes the following:
- the lysS gene encoding lysine--tRNA ligase → MPSHDSDTPIELPPAGDDLDHILRARREKLARIRELGIDPYPPGVEKVSSTADLLAQFDALADAETPVAIAGRLMSIRLMGKAAFCDLQDASGRLQVYLKKDVIGDDIWELFSHLDIGDIVRIGGHLFITRTGQQSLQATSLTLLTKSLRPLPAVKEKGDQTWYGWEDREERYRDRSLDLILNRDSRDTLIKRSRIVRELRLFFEGKGFVEIETPVLQPLYGGALARPFITHHNTLDRDLYLRIADELYLKRVIVGGIPRVYEIAKDFRNEGIDRMHSPEFTMLEAYAAYADYEFAMELMEELFPRLARVTVGSEQIRWEGVDIDLTPPYRRLPMSEGIKREAGIDVLTLSRDELAVEARNKGLPVDPSWGSGKIIDELFSAFVQPNLIQPIFVTDHPVALSPLAKRHRRVVDCAERFELYIGGLELVNAFSELNDPLDQRARFEEQARLRAAGDDEMPPIDEDFLAALELGMPPTAGLGIGVDRLAMVLTGSTSIRDVILFPLLRPRSY
- a CDS encoding DUF4115 domain-containing protein, translating into MTQNDTESTPYPLKRSSYPEIGTPEVRRQIGGELRAARNFAEMTQEQIFNITKISVKYLDAIEEGKWNFLPPTYVKAFIRAYADSVGHPLDKLTNRLDELFSGSVESRAPISSGLPESDRGRDISDSEAQAAGLGSWFERNRNTIFYIVIGVAAAILIALYLSRPPDIPFPTATSTNVKPAAPPPVSSVQPAETTRTAAASPADTTLSPVSDTLKIIHLEIRTRDTCYVKVEHGDNVVFDRTLWPGSSQSFDLPPPVRVTLGNAPVVDMKVNQGALPPFPMSHRMRILQIGPGGVIQ